A part of Periophthalmus magnuspinnatus isolate fPerMag1 chromosome 19, fPerMag1.2.pri, whole genome shotgun sequence genomic DNA contains:
- the LOC117387761 gene encoding cytochrome c oxidase subunit 6B1, whose amino-acid sequence MAEEIQAKIENYRTAPFDARFPNQNQTRNCWSNYLDFHRCEKALEAKGVDTAPCDWYKRVYKSLCPGSWVQRWEEQKDEGNFAGKI is encoded by the exons ATGGCTGAGGAAATACAAGccaaaattgaaaactaccgcaCGGCACCATTCGATGCCAGATTcccaaaccaaaaccaaaccaggaacTGCTGGTCCAACTATCTAG ATTTTCACAGATGTGAGAAAGCTTTAGAAGCAAAAGGGGTGGACACAGCCCCATGTGACTGGTACAAGAGGGTCTATAAGTCACTCTGCCCTGGATCTTGG GTCCAGAGATGGGAAGAACAGAAAGATGAAGGGAACTTTGCAGGAAAGATCTAG
- the LOC117387752 gene encoding epidermal growth factor receptor kinase substrate 8-like protein 1, which yields MTNISRHLVNHLLTFSLQDGDVQSVEEAQARLSFLAQNKKLWSQQMFLDVTLDSVILRDIQSQDELEKYTFKSILRCDSKTERHFPSLLLLVCQSPDQKKPDIHFFNCEMAKAEQICEDISRALSGQHVNRSRGIGDMTDLQEIPIPPHAHAPNPPPANPPPYPGPRANGVNGPDIALLRAEREVGILNHCFDDIESFMAKLQQTAEAATVLNQRKKKKKKNKKQSAEEDLLTAKAKPPPEEEFVDIFQKFKYCFSLLARLKSTISNPSSEELVHHVFKPLDMMVKTTGGPTMGAMVTSPALTTSAVTLLQDTLNEEERQLWMSLGPNWTQSRSQLREPIVPYSPVFLDGWKPEASRPDGQVWEDPIESAHKHEALREKQEQARLSELSKPPVNDETDGHGQPPQPDRLYCCSYDFIARNNSELSIQKGEVLEVLESSKRWWKCRNRYNQVGFVPHNMLEPMAHVDSPVANTPNVPAVSPAPKFDNRLSLIPPAPPLASSPSTQRPVSMPSFIPHAPATEDTEKEVMNEVNEELLQRLTNGKANLNKPLVIPRSTETSVPLDYHSSPEEVAEWLRAKGFTDATVDCLGVLTGAQLFSLNKEELRAVIPKEGARVYSQLTVQKALLEDARRATELETVMEKQKMKVDHNLESGTL from the exons ATGACAAACATTTCACGGCATCTTGTTAAT CACCTCCTGACCTTCTCGCTCCaggatggagatgtacagagtGTGGAGGAGGCCCAGGCCCGACTCTCATTTTTGGCCCAAAATAAAAAGTTGTGGAGCCAACAGATGTTTCTAGACGTCACGTTAGACTCTGTCATTCTACGCGACATTCAAAGCCAG gatgagctggagaagtaTACTTTCAAATCTATTCTACGCTGCGACTCCAAAACAGAGAGGCATTTCCCCTCTTTACTGCTGCTTGTGTGTCAAAGCCCTGATCAGAAAAAGCCAGATATTCACTTCTTTAACTGTGAGATGGCGAAG GCTGAGCAGATCTGCGAGGACATCTCACGAGCACTTTCAGGTCAACACGTCAACAGAAGCAG AGGCATCGGAGACATGACTGACCTGCAGGAAATTCCGATTCCTCCTCACGCACATGCCCCAAACCCACCACCAGCAAACCCTCCACCTTATCCTGGTCCTAGAG CAAACGGAGTCAACGGCCCAGATATTGCTCTCCTGCGCGCAGAAAGAGAAGTG GGTATCTTGAATCACTGCTTTGATGACATCGAGAGCTTCATGGCCAAGCTGCAGCAGACAGCTGAGGCAGCCACAGTCTTAAaccagaggaagaagaagaagaaaaagaacaaaaagcaAAGTGCTGAAG AGGACCTACTCACTGCAAAAGCCAAACCACCACCAGAAGAGGAGTTTGTTGATATCTTTCAGAAGTTCAAGTATTGCTTCAGTTTATTG GCTCGTTTGAAATCAACCATCTCCAACCCATCATCAGAGGAACTTGTGCATCACGTATTTAAACCTCTGGACATG ATGGTGAAAACTACAGGTGGTCCAACAATGGGAGCGATGGTGACCAGTCCAGCCCTGACCACTTCGGCTGTGACCCTGCTACAGGACACTCTCaacgaggaggagaggcagcTGTGGATGTCTCTGGGACCCAACTGGACACAGTCACG ATCTCAGCTCAGAGAACCAATAGTTCCCTACAGTCCTGTGTTCCTCGACGGGTGGAAGCCGGAAGCCTCAAGGCCAGACGGGCAGGTTTGGGAGGATCCGATCGAGTCAGCGCACAAACATGAAGCTCTCCGAGAAAAACAAGAG CAAGCACGGCTATCCGAGCTGTCCAAGCCTCCAGTTAATGATGAAAC AGATGGCCATGGACAACCCCCACAACCTGACAGACTATACTGCTGCAGTTATGACTTCATAGCGAGAAACAATAGTGAGCTTTCAATACAAAAAGGAGAAGTGCTTGAG GTGCTTGAATCATCCAAACGTTGGTGGAAGTGTCGCAATCGCTACAACCAAGTGGGTTTTGTTCCTCACAACATGCTTGAACCCATGGCTCATGTGGACAGCCCAGTCGCCAATACCCCAAAT GTACCAGCCGTGTCCCCTGCTCCTAAGTTTGATAACAGACTGTCGCTGATCCCACCTGCCCCGCCCCTAGCTTCATCTCCCTCCACACAGAGGCCAGTCAGCATGCCGTCATTCATCCCACATGCACCTgccacagaggacacagaaaaAG aaGTCATGAATGAGGTGAATGAGGAGCTACTCCAGAGGCTGACCAATGGAAAGGCCAATCTGAATAAGCCCCTGGTCATTCCCCGCTCCACAGAGACCAGTGTGCCACTAGACTACCACTCTTCTCCAGAAGAGGTCGCCGAGTGGCTCAGAGCAAAAGGCTTCACTGATGC AACTGTTGATTGTTTGGGTGTGTTGACTGGGGCACAGCTCTTCTCCCTAAATAAAGAGGAGCTACGCGCTGTGATTCCAAAGGAAGGTGCCAGAGTCTATAGCCAGCTGACTGTCCAGAAAGCACTGCTAGAG GATGCTAGAAGAGCCACAGAGCTGGAAACAGTCATGGAGAAGCAGAAAATGAAAGTTGATCATAATTTAGAGAGTggcacattgtaa
- the luc7l gene encoding putative RNA-binding protein Luc7-like 1 isoform X1: protein MSAQAQMRALLDQLMGTARDGDETRQRVKFTDDRVCKSHLLNCCPHDILSGTRMDLGECAKIHDLALRADYEIASKERDLFFELDAVEHLESFIADCDGRTELAKKRLTETQEEISAEVAAKAEKVHELNEEIGKLLAKAEQLGAEGNVDEAQKVLQEVEKVRTKKKDAEEEYRNSMPASSYQQQKLRVCEVCSAYLGLHDNDRRLADHFGGKLHLGFIQIREKLDQLKKIVGDKQEKRNQERLKRREEREKEERMKRKTRSRSREREHKRSRSRDRRRRRSRSSSRERRRSRSRSRDRRRRHRSRSRSRGHRHSHERSSRHKSSRDRERSSRDRERSSRDRSRERERDRRDGVNGKSDSRRADDKDTGDL from the exons ATGTCTGCTCAAGCTCAAATGAGAGCTTTGCTCGACCAGCTAATGGGAACAGCGAGGGATG GGGATGAGACGCGGCAGAGGGTGAAGTTTACTGATGACCGGGTGTGTAAAAGCCATCTTCTTAACTGCTGTCCACATGATATTCTTTCTGGGACG CGCATGGACCTAGGAGAGTGTGCAAAGATTCATGACCTGGCCCTTCGAGCTGATTATGAAATTGcttccaaggagcgggatctgtTTTTTGAGTTAGAT GCGGTGGAACATCTGGAGTCTTTCATTGCCGACTGTGATGGAAGGACAGAATTGGCCAAAAAGCGTTTGACTGAAACTCAAGAAGAAATCAGCGCTGAAGTCGCAGCAAAA GCAGAAAAAGTTCATGAGCTAAATGAGGAAATTGGAAAACTTCTGGCCAAGGCTGAGCAGTTGGGAGCTGAGGGCAATGTGGATGAAGCTCAGAAGGTCCTTCAGGAAGTAGAAAAGGTTCGCACCAAGAAGAAGGATGCTGag GAAGAGTACAGAAACTCAATGCCAGCCTCCAGCTATCAGCAACAGAAGCtgcgtgtgtgtgaggtttGCTCAGCCTACCTCGGTTTGCATGACAATGATCGGCGCCTGGCAGACCACTTTGGAGGAAAACTTCATCTGGGTTTCATTCAGATTAGGGAGAAGCTGGACCAACTGAAG AAAATTGTTGGTGATAAGCAGGAGAAAAGAAACCAGGAGCGCTTGAAGAgacgagaagagagagagaaagaggagaggatgaaaaGAAAGACCAGGTCACGCAGCAGGGAGCGAGAGCACAAGCG ATCCCGCTCACGAGACCGCAGAAGGAGGCGCTCACGCTCTTCCTCTCGGGAGAGGCGTCGGTCTCGCTCACGTTCCAGGGACCGAAGGAGGAGGCACCGTAGTCGCTCTCGTAGCCGCGGCCATCGCCACAGCCATGAACGCAGCTCCAGGCATAA GTCATCCAGGGATCGAGAGCGTTCCTCCAGAGACAGAGAGCGCTCATCTAGAGACCGGTCCCGTGAGCGAGAGCGGGACAGGAGGGATGGTGTAAACGGAAAGTCAGACTCCAGACGAGCAGATGACAAGGATACCGGAGACCTTTGA
- the fam234a gene encoding protein FAM234A, with the protein MENSDHPAEGDPLKREDGVEAGPPASTTELKKGCKELGFAKLTHWRTAVFFFSLFLCLTVVFAFSFIIPCPVRPQYLIAWNRTFNETATYDFLAVEYASKDKVMDVLFVIKSSDESQNITCADKGLPSPCIFLLAVDGTDGETLWKQPLEPEFHWAQCGLKKYSSRSWDCLVSHSDKLTAIDKSKGEVQWQQPQPAGQPSTIPVLSLPDLDSDKEGDVALLAHDSESTKVIFLSGKTGLQIGSTVQVNATKTVNHLLYRTKGGSYYILFEKDTGLFGLALWRVAAKAGIEAGLTKDKHWESKANAIGLVHIFKSEQVRQVLKTAEKDSANLLVVTDTEVLQIDGNLEILWMYNTSSILGIPSFGHFNKDEILDVVIEEGVGNNTKKVIILDGESGVVVWEVTLQASTNSPRPASIHTANSFSVFMFWGLVGTETNSSVEITSNRRAYMLHPLYSKVLLESPNAVDHIITFRATLLEHGRHAAYFTLTGPGSEGVEGTVILSKRKLKQDVPESRVIRIGSGGDTETNENIKEAFNRLRFSDE; encoded by the exons ATGGAAAATTCAGACCATCCCGCTGAGGGAGACCCTTTGAAAAGAGAAGATGGGGTAGAAGCAGGCCCTCCTGCATCCACTACAGAGCTTAAGAAGGGCTGTAAAGAGTTGGGCTTTGCCAAACTCACGCACTGGCGCACAGCAGTGTTTTTCTTCTCCTTGTTCCTCTGCCTTACTGTAGTCTTTGCCTTCTCCTTCATCATCCCATGTCCAGTCAGACCACAGTATCTTATAGCATGGAACAGGACATTCAATGAAACAG CCACATATGACTTTCTGGCAGTTGAATATGCAAGTAAAGACAAGGTGATGGATGTGCTGTTTGTCATCAAGAGTAGTGACGAAAGTCAGAATATTACTTGTGCTGATAAAG GTCTGCCATCTCCATGCATCTTTTTGCTCGCTGTTGATGGGACAGATGGAGAGACTCTGTGGAAGCAACCACTGGAGCCAGAGTTCCACTGGGCACAGTGTGGTCTGAAGAAATACAGTAGCAGGAGCTGGGACTGTCTGGTGTCACACTCTGATAAACTCACAGCTATTGACAAATCCAAAG GAGAAGTTCAGTggcagcagccacagccagCTGGGCAGCCCAGCACTATTCCTGTTTTGAGTCTTCCAGATCTGGATAGTGACAAGGAAGGCGATGTTGCTCTCTTAGCCCATGACTCTGAAAGC ACCAAGGTGATTTTTCTCTCAGGGAAAACTGGTTTGCAGATTGGTTCAACAGTTCAAGTTAATGCAACAAAAACTGTCAATCATCTTCTGTATCGAACCAAAGGTGGTTCCTACTATATACTTTTTGAAAAAG ACACAGGACTATTTGGACTTGCACTGTGGAGAGTAGCTGCTAAAGCAGGAATTGAGGCAGGTCTCACCAAAGACAAACACTGGGAAAGCAAAGCCAATGCAATAGGACTTGTGCACATTTTCAA ATCTGAACAAGTAAGACAAGTGTTAAAAACTGCTGAAAAAGATTCTGCAAACTTGCTTGTTGTGACGGACACAGAAGTGCTACAAATTGATGGGAACTTGGAGATATTGTGGATGTATAATACCAGCTCTATCCTAGG GATACCGTCTTTTGGTCACTTCAACAAAGATGAAATTCTTGATGTTGTTATTGAAGAGGGTGTTGGCAATAACACAAAGAAG GTGATCATTTTGGATGGAGAGTCTGGAGTTGTAGTATGGGAAGTCACTCTCCAGGCCAGTACGAATTCACCACGACCTGCTTCCATTCACACCGCCAATTCCTTTTCTGTCTTTATGTTCTGGGGCCTTGTGGGGACAGAGACCAACTCATCT GTGGAAATAACAAGCAACCGCCGTGCCTACATGCTCCATCCATTATATTCTAAAGTGCTTCTTGAGTCCCCCAATGCTGTGGACCATATTATCACGTTCAGAG CCACATTGTTGGAACACGGGCGTCACGCTGCCTACTTCACACTCACTGGTCCTGGGTCAGAGGGGGTTGAGGGGACTGTGATCCTCAGCAAAAGAAAACTGAAGCAGGATGTTCCCGAGAGCAGAGTCATTCGGATCGGCTccggaggagacacagagaccaATGAGAACATCAAAGAGGCCTTCAACAGACTGCGTTTCAGTGATGAGTGA
- the luc7l gene encoding putative RNA-binding protein Luc7-like 1 isoform X2 — MDLGECAKIHDLALRADYEIASKERDLFFELDAVEHLESFIADCDGRTELAKKRLTETQEEISAEVAAKAEKVHELNEEIGKLLAKAEQLGAEGNVDEAQKVLQEVEKVRTKKKDAEEEYRNSMPASSYQQQKLRVCEVCSAYLGLHDNDRRLADHFGGKLHLGFIQIREKLDQLKKIVGDKQEKRNQERLKRREEREKEERMKRKTRSRSREREHKRSRSRDRRRRRSRSSSRERRRSRSRSRDRRRRHRSRSRSRGHRHSHERSSRHKSSRDRERSSRDRERSSRDRSRERERDRRDGVNGKSDSRRADDKDTGDL, encoded by the exons ATGGACCTAGGAGAGTGTGCAAAGATTCATGACCTGGCCCTTCGAGCTGATTATGAAATTGcttccaaggagcgggatctgtTTTTTGAGTTAGAT GCGGTGGAACATCTGGAGTCTTTCATTGCCGACTGTGATGGAAGGACAGAATTGGCCAAAAAGCGTTTGACTGAAACTCAAGAAGAAATCAGCGCTGAAGTCGCAGCAAAA GCAGAAAAAGTTCATGAGCTAAATGAGGAAATTGGAAAACTTCTGGCCAAGGCTGAGCAGTTGGGAGCTGAGGGCAATGTGGATGAAGCTCAGAAGGTCCTTCAGGAAGTAGAAAAGGTTCGCACCAAGAAGAAGGATGCTGag GAAGAGTACAGAAACTCAATGCCAGCCTCCAGCTATCAGCAACAGAAGCtgcgtgtgtgtgaggtttGCTCAGCCTACCTCGGTTTGCATGACAATGATCGGCGCCTGGCAGACCACTTTGGAGGAAAACTTCATCTGGGTTTCATTCAGATTAGGGAGAAGCTGGACCAACTGAAG AAAATTGTTGGTGATAAGCAGGAGAAAAGAAACCAGGAGCGCTTGAAGAgacgagaagagagagagaaagaggagaggatgaaaaGAAAGACCAGGTCACGCAGCAGGGAGCGAGAGCACAAGCG ATCCCGCTCACGAGACCGCAGAAGGAGGCGCTCACGCTCTTCCTCTCGGGAGAGGCGTCGGTCTCGCTCACGTTCCAGGGACCGAAGGAGGAGGCACCGTAGTCGCTCTCGTAGCCGCGGCCATCGCCACAGCCATGAACGCAGCTCCAGGCATAA GTCATCCAGGGATCGAGAGCGTTCCTCCAGAGACAGAGAGCGCTCATCTAGAGACCGGTCCCGTGAGCGAGAGCGGGACAGGAGGGATGGTGTAAACGGAAAGTCAGACTCCAGACGAGCAGATGACAAGGATACCGGAGACCTTTGA